A genomic segment from Thermoplasmataceae archaeon encodes:
- a CDS encoding adenosylhomocysteinase yields the protein MESKGFLRLQWAREHMDVTSQIRPRFIKDKPFKGLKISMALHVEAKTGIFALLLKEGGAEINMASCNPLSSDDSVVDSLKKDYSMNVFARKGEDEKEYYEYLNRALDIGPDIIVDDGGDLVKLVHGERRELLDNVIGGNEETTTGVVRLKAMEKAGALKFPMFDVNDAQMKHLFDNRYGTGQSTLDGIMNATNVIIAGKKVVVAGYGYCGKGIALRMKGMGAKVTVTEIDPVKANEAMMEGFVIERMEDAIKSADMVITATGMKDVVTYEHMLNAKKDVILANAGHFNNEITVKDLESRSMGMVPVRESVKKYKLENGNTVNLIADGRLVNLSSGQGHPVEIMDMSFSLQALVAEYLSKHYRDLENKVYPVPESIDSYVAQAKLQALGVRIDSLTPDQVRYANSWEEGT from the coding sequence ATGGAAAGTAAGGGATTTTTAAGGCTCCAGTGGGCAAGAGAGCATATGGATGTGACGTCTCAGATACGTCCGAGATTTATAAAGGATAAACCATTCAAGGGACTCAAGATATCTATGGCCTTGCATGTTGAGGCAAAAACAGGCATTTTTGCCCTCTTACTGAAAGAGGGTGGCGCCGAGATCAACATGGCTTCGTGCAATCCCCTAAGTTCTGATGACAGTGTTGTGGATTCCCTGAAGAAAGACTATTCCATGAACGTGTTCGCCAGGAAAGGAGAAGATGAGAAGGAATACTATGAATATCTGAACAGGGCACTGGATATCGGTCCGGATATAATAGTGGACGATGGTGGCGATCTTGTGAAGCTTGTTCATGGCGAAAGAAGAGAACTGCTGGACAATGTTATTGGCGGTAACGAAGAAACTACCACTGGGGTTGTAAGGCTTAAGGCAATGGAGAAGGCTGGAGCCCTTAAGTTCCCAATGTTCGACGTAAATGATGCACAGATGAAGCACCTTTTTGACAACAGATATGGAACTGGCCAGAGTACACTTGACGGGATCATGAATGCAACAAATGTCATCATAGCTGGAAAGAAAGTGGTGGTAGCCGGCTATGGATACTGCGGGAAGGGAATTGCGCTCAGGATGAAGGGCATGGGTGCAAAGGTCACGGTGACCGAGATAGATCCTGTGAAGGCTAACGAAGCCATGATGGAAGGTTTTGTCATTGAGCGTATGGAGGATGCCATAAAGAGCGCGGACATGGTAATCACTGCTACTGGGATGAAAGACGTGGTTACCTATGAGCACATGCTCAATGCAAAGAAGGACGTCATACTCGCTAACGCAGGTCACTTCAACAACGAGATCACGGTGAAGGACTTAGAATCAAGGAGTATGGGGATGGTACCGGTCAGGGAAAGCGTCAAGAAATACAAGCTTGAGAATGGAAACACAGTGAACCTGATCGCCGATGGAAGACTTGTCAACCTGTCATCCGGGCAGGGTCACCCAGTAGAGATCATGGACATGAGCTTTTCGCTCCAGGCGCTTGTTGCAGAGTACCTGTCCAAGCACTACAGGGATCTCGAAAACAAGGTGTATCCTGTACCTGAGAGTATCGATTCATATGTTGCCCAGGCCAAGTTGCAGGCTCTTGGCGTAAGGATTGACTCCCTCACTCCTGATCAGGTAAGGTACGCAAACTCTTGGGAAGAAGGTACATAA
- a CDS encoding RibD family protein, whose product MAGRPHVTINVAQSLNGMIAGRGGRPVSISCKADIIRVDRIRQSVDAILVGANTIINDNPFLTLKSDRQRGPKRIILDRRMRVPWGSNVFDGSVETIIFTSVSERKPDNARTIVKPDQWLTPENILSEIWSLGVKKLLIEGGQTVIEEILNAGLCDEFFVYQGNVIISDGLPLFRSLRDIKDTVLEKTIIGNGVLYRMDCKKFVGELNGK is encoded by the coding sequence ATGGCAGGAAGACCTCATGTAACGATAAACGTGGCACAAAGCCTCAATGGCATGATCGCTGGGAGAGGAGGTAGGCCAGTGTCCATTTCCTGCAAGGCTGACATAATTCGGGTGGATCGCATAAGGCAGTCCGTGGACGCGATCTTGGTTGGTGCCAACACAATAATTAACGATAATCCGTTTCTCACGCTGAAATCCGACAGGCAGAGGGGCCCTAAGCGGATCATTCTCGACCGTAGAATGAGAGTACCATGGGGATCCAATGTTTTTGACGGATCAGTGGAAACGATCATTTTCACCTCGGTCAGTGAAAGGAAACCCGACAACGCAAGGACAATAGTCAAGCCGGATCAATGGCTTACCCCGGAGAATATACTTTCTGAAATATGGTCACTTGGGGTAAAGAAACTGCTCATAGAAGGTGGCCAGACAGTCATCGAGGAAATCCTTAATGCAGGGTTGTGCGACGAGTTCTTTGTATATCAGGGAAACGTGATCATCAGCGATGGACTGCCACTCTTCCGAAGCCTGAGAGACATTAAGGATACGGTGCTGGAGAAAACAATTATTGGGAATGGAGTGCTGTACAGAATGGATTGCAAAAAATTTGTAGGTGAACTCAATGGAAAGTAA
- a CDS encoding DEAD/DEAH box helicase, which yields MSTVKMKVSDLGYPQEFLEVAGGDLDLYEHQVKAIESIRAGRNVLVSVPTASGKTLIAYAAIMEKQKKGLKSLYIVPLKSLASEKFDDLKKLRKLGFRVTIAVGEMDSSPAFIKNYDIVVCTSEKADSMIRHDPSMLYDISLIIADEVHLIGDPERGPKLEMVLSSCLYLNPDISIISLSATISNGEEIAKWLRSDLVKSDFRPVPLRYGVINGNEIEYSDGKMEKVRGKDYLEDIISEDVENGGQVLVFVNSRSRAENLAKQLSQVTGKYVFLEDSLMDLGDDTDRYQETLKGLLRKGVSFHHAGLSTKERESVEKLFKERYIKALVATPTLAAGVNLPARTVIVRDMSRFSGGYSQYIKRIEILQMLGRAGRPRYDTEGRALLYASTSNAVDKAHEYLSGDPEPIMSIFGEKHALQMNVLALIATGIAKNLGEVEKFFGETFYGQQNRISDVYPDLERTVGFLISEDFIRERLGTYEATTFGKTVSDLYIEPATAIILREYFEKPHSIDLALFYICRTPDMVNFSARSADEPMISEFLESIDFLEADEETFSAAKTAMVMRQWIDEVPVLEITERFNIGPGDVQSKIASADWISYSLSRLAELFKPEIRGDLERLNIRIKEGIREDVISLITIPNIGRVRARRLHRSGYSSIEMVSNADPADISKIFGFSSKLANDTVNHARRIAGRKQ from the coding sequence ATGTCAACTGTCAAGATGAAAGTAAGTGATCTGGGATACCCACAAGAATTTCTTGAGGTTGCCGGCGGCGATCTCGATCTCTATGAACATCAGGTCAAGGCCATTGAGAGCATAAGGGCCGGCAGGAACGTGCTTGTCTCGGTACCCACTGCCTCCGGAAAAACCCTAATTGCGTACGCCGCAATCATGGAGAAGCAGAAGAAGGGGCTGAAATCACTGTACATTGTTCCATTGAAGTCCCTGGCATCAGAGAAATTTGATGATCTGAAGAAGCTTCGTAAACTCGGCTTTCGTGTCACAATTGCTGTAGGTGAAATGGATTCTTCGCCTGCGTTCATAAAGAACTACGACATAGTCGTTTGTACATCTGAGAAAGCAGATTCCATGATAAGACACGACCCTTCCATGCTTTACGACATAAGCCTCATAATTGCCGATGAGGTACATCTCATCGGTGACCCTGAGAGGGGGCCAAAACTGGAGATGGTCCTTTCCTCCTGCCTTTACCTTAATCCGGATATCTCCATCATATCGCTATCCGCCACCATTTCCAACGGGGAGGAGATCGCAAAATGGCTGAGAAGCGACCTGGTTAAAAGCGATTTCAGGCCAGTTCCGCTGAGATATGGCGTCATAAACGGTAACGAAATAGAATATTCCGATGGCAAGATGGAAAAGGTCCGCGGGAAGGACTACCTTGAGGACATCATAAGCGAAGATGTGGAAAATGGCGGGCAGGTACTTGTTTTCGTCAATTCCAGAAGCAGGGCGGAGAACCTTGCGAAACAGCTATCCCAGGTGACTGGAAAGTACGTTTTCCTAGAGGATAGCCTGATGGATCTTGGCGATGACACAGACAGGTACCAGGAAACTTTGAAGGGTTTACTAAGGAAAGGGGTATCATTTCACCATGCAGGTCTTTCCACCAAGGAGAGAGAAAGCGTTGAGAAACTGTTCAAGGAACGGTACATAAAGGCACTTGTCGCGACCCCAACACTGGCTGCCGGCGTCAATCTCCCCGCAAGGACCGTTATCGTCAGGGATATGAGCAGGTTCAGTGGAGGATATAGCCAGTACATCAAGCGCATCGAGATTCTCCAGATGCTTGGAAGGGCCGGAAGGCCGAGATACGACACCGAGGGCAGGGCACTTCTGTATGCATCCACCAGCAATGCAGTAGACAAGGCCCATGAATACCTCTCTGGCGACCCTGAACCTATAATGTCAATTTTTGGGGAGAAACACGCTCTTCAGATGAACGTCCTCGCCCTAATAGCCACAGGCATTGCAAAGAACCTTGGAGAGGTGGAGAAATTCTTCGGAGAAACGTTCTACGGACAGCAGAACCGGATTTCAGATGTCTATCCAGATCTAGAGAGAACTGTTGGCTTCCTAATTTCCGAGGATTTCATACGTGAGAGGCTGGGAACCTACGAAGCCACGACATTCGGAAAAACTGTTAGCGATCTTTATATTGAGCCAGCAACTGCAATTATACTGAGGGAATACTTTGAGAAGCCACATTCGATAGATCTTGCGCTTTTCTACATATGCCGCACGCCAGACATGGTCAATTTCTCTGCCAGATCGGCGGATGAACCCATGATATCGGAGTTCCTGGAAAGCATTGATTTCCTCGAGGCCGATGAGGAGACCTTCTCAGCCGCCAAGACAGCCATGGTTATGCGCCAGTGGATAGATGAAGTGCCTGTATTGGAAATTACTGAAAGATTCAACATAGGGCCTGGGGATGTGCAGAGCAAAATCGCCTCTGCCGACTGGATATCATACTCCCTCTCCAGGCTTGCTGAACTGTTCAAGCCCGAGATACGGGGAGACCTTGAAAGATTAAACATAAGGATCAAGGAAGGAATCAGGGAGGATGTAATTTCCCTCATCACCATACCAAACATCGGGCGCGTCAGGGCCAGGAGACTTCACAGGTCTGGGTATAGCAGTATTGAGATGGTTTCAAATGCGGATCCCGCCGACATTTCTAAGATCTTTGGGTTTTCATCGAAACTGGCAAATGATACAGTAAACCATGCAAGAAGAATTGCGGGAAGGAAACAATGA
- a CDS encoding class I SAM-dependent methyltransferase family protein has protein sequence MTIHVCVKSESAQRYINDLKKANIISRKYRIHNAGGKVYIPVNEGLELPDSIKKLCVDVEGIPHEVPMKPVPVVGSYDVIGHIAIFKGNDRNKYLDRAREVLETRRMITTVYLDHGVKGDSRTRTLELMAGKDLPEAFYRENGITLRVNVKEAYFSPRLATERLLISKTVRENEKVCDMFAGIGPFSISIAKRVKAEIVAVDSNCRAIELLQENILLNRIIGSIKPICADSGNEVHKHGLFDRIIMNLPHSAFNFIDEAVSSLKTGGVVNYYEISTLEGIMDRMQLFREKGMKLNWKREVHGYSKSENLYSMEFLKVL, from the coding sequence ATGACCATTCATGTCTGCGTGAAGAGTGAAAGTGCACAGAGATACATCAACGACCTGAAAAAAGCCAATATTATAAGCAGGAAATACAGGATACACAATGCAGGTGGGAAAGTTTACATTCCAGTGAATGAGGGTTTAGAACTGCCAGATTCCATAAAGAAATTATGCGTGGACGTAGAAGGTATACCTCATGAAGTTCCCATGAAACCTGTGCCAGTTGTTGGATCATATGACGTGATCGGGCATATAGCGATCTTCAAGGGGAATGATCGGAATAAGTATCTGGACAGGGCAAGAGAGGTCCTGGAGACAAGAAGAATGATAACTACCGTTTACCTCGACCACGGCGTCAAGGGAGACAGCAGAACGCGCACGCTTGAACTTATGGCCGGGAAAGATCTCCCGGAGGCTTTTTACCGTGAGAATGGTATAACGTTGAGGGTGAATGTAAAGGAGGCGTATTTTTCACCGAGACTCGCAACTGAGAGGCTACTTATCTCAAAGACTGTCAGGGAGAACGAAAAGGTGTGCGACATGTTTGCCGGGATCGGCCCTTTCTCTATTTCTATTGCGAAAAGGGTTAAGGCGGAAATAGTTGCCGTCGACTCAAACTGCAGGGCGATCGAGCTGCTGCAGGAAAACATCTTGCTAAACAGGATCATCGGATCAATAAAGCCCATTTGCGCTGATTCAGGGAATGAAGTGCACAAACACGGTCTATTCGACAGAATAATAATGAATCTTCCTCACAGTGCTTTCAATTTCATCGACGAGGCAGTATCTTCCCTGAAGACCGGGGGAGTTGTCAATTATTATGAGATCAGCACGCTGGAGGGGATTATGGACAGAATGCAACTGTTTCGGGAGAAAGGGATGAAGCTCAACTGGAAAAGGGAGGTACATGGTTATTCAAAAAGTGAAAACCTCTATTCTATGGAATTTCTCAAAGTACTATAG
- a CDS encoding FAD-dependent oxidoreductase translates to MLNFERVKQSHEDPEKRVRSFDLEPVKEYTDNEAFAEANRCIGCNICTQACPASLDIGGYIRSTAVGDPAQTVRIVFENLPFPAIIGRVCTHLCEDICVLKDDGGPISIRHLKRYAADKFEDYGKILDIPRRKFVGKRVAVIGGGPAGLTAAFYLSLQGVRVTIYEALPVLGGFMKTGIPRYRLPQFVLDKEINFILSQGVEVHLNTAVGKNIKFSEIMSNYDAVFLGIGTHKPHMTGTPGSDAPNVLHAMDFLQRVSLGEHIDVGENVVVIGGGFTANDSSRTSMRLGAKNVTIMYRRREQDRPGYPSMNAEEELEESVEEFVNYEWEVTPFEYVKEKGKVVAVKYWQNEMIIEQTGRAKPVPIKDKVHTRKADLVIEATGQDSDYSFMDPEYLRNLRLSPQGHIMIDANGMTSVPGLFSGGDSTNENKDLISAVRDADRSVLGMLEYLNLMDTIHEDKLPLLDRWKTYQVTAGRA, encoded by the coding sequence GTGCTCAATTTCGAACGTGTTAAACAGAGTCATGAAGATCCAGAAAAGCGTGTCAGATCATTCGATCTTGAGCCCGTTAAGGAATACACGGATAATGAAGCATTTGCTGAAGCCAACAGATGCATTGGCTGTAACATCTGCACACAGGCATGTCCAGCAAGCCTTGATATTGGAGGTTATATCCGAAGCACTGCTGTGGGCGATCCTGCCCAGACAGTGAGGATCGTTTTCGAAAACCTTCCATTCCCGGCCATCATTGGACGGGTATGTACTCACCTTTGCGAGGATATCTGCGTTCTCAAGGATGATGGAGGACCAATTTCAATTAGGCACCTGAAAAGGTATGCAGCGGATAAGTTCGAAGATTATGGCAAGATTCTCGACATTCCTAGAAGGAAATTTGTTGGAAAGCGGGTAGCCGTCATTGGCGGTGGCCCTGCAGGGCTTACAGCCGCATTTTACCTCTCTCTTCAAGGTGTTAGGGTAACTATATATGAAGCCCTTCCGGTACTTGGGGGATTCATGAAAACAGGCATACCGAGATATAGGCTGCCGCAATTTGTCCTCGACAAAGAAATCAACTTCATACTTTCACAGGGTGTTGAAGTGCACCTTAATACTGCTGTGGGTAAGAACATAAAGTTCTCAGAAATCATGAGCAACTATGACGCGGTGTTCCTAGGAATTGGAACACATAAACCGCACATGACCGGAACTCCCGGATCAGATGCACCCAACGTTTTGCACGCAATGGATTTCCTCCAGCGGGTGAGTTTAGGGGAGCACATTGACGTTGGGGAGAATGTGGTCGTCATTGGCGGCGGCTTCACAGCCAATGATTCCTCAAGGACATCTATGCGCCTGGGCGCAAAAAACGTTACCATAATGTACAGAAGGAGAGAACAGGATAGGCCCGGATACCCATCTATGAATGCGGAAGAGGAACTTGAAGAATCTGTGGAAGAATTTGTTAACTACGAATGGGAAGTTACCCCGTTTGAGTATGTTAAGGAAAAAGGAAAGGTTGTCGCGGTAAAATACTGGCAGAACGAGATGATAATAGAGCAGACTGGGAGGGCAAAACCCGTCCCGATCAAGGATAAGGTCCATACCAGGAAGGCAGATCTTGTCATTGAAGCTACTGGCCAGGATTCAGATTACTCTTTCATGGATCCAGAGTACCTGAGAAATCTGAGACTGAGCCCACAGGGGCATATCATGATTGATGCCAACGGAATGACATCAGTTCCCGGTCTCTTCTCTGGAGGTGACTCCACCAATGAGAACAAGGATCTCATTTCTGCTGTAAGGGATGCGGACAGATCAGTTCTGGGAATGCTCGAATACCTTAACCTTATGGACACGATTCACGAAGACAAACTGCCATTGCTTGACAGATGGAAGACATATCAGGTCACTGCAGGAAGGGCATAA
- a CDS encoding DUF1634 domain-containing protein yields the protein MKEIDIYKLISATLRAGVLLSISSLIAGVVLMFVRGGADGYTIQQISYYSTPPPTNTTLYSKLIPLNNIFAGIYHLNGAYFVSFGLWVLIFTPITVVFFSLISFVRERNALYIILSSAVLFVLFFAMLVVPHFVLS from the coding sequence ATGAAGGAGATCGATATATATAAGCTGATAAGTGCCACACTGAGAGCAGGGGTTCTCCTGAGTATTTCATCCCTAATTGCAGGCGTCGTTCTGATGTTTGTTAGAGGTGGCGCCGACGGGTACACAATCCAGCAAATATCATACTATTCAACCCCTCCTCCTACGAATACTACCTTATATTCCAAACTGATCCCGCTTAACAACATATTTGCTGGGATTTATCATCTCAATGGTGCATATTTCGTTTCTTTCGGTCTTTGGGTACTTATATTTACCCCCATAACAGTCGTGTTCTTTTCACTTATATCGTTTGTGAGGGAAAGAAACGCACTTTACATAATCTTATCTTCAGCTGTATTATTTGTGTTGTTTTTTGCCATGCTTGTTGTACCGCATTTTGTATTATCTTAA
- a CDS encoding sulfite exporter TauE/SafE family protein, producing MFATLAIIGKFLSIVIGGILAGFIGSLTGLGGGTVLVPLLTIFYGVPIIFATGASLISTIATSAGSASSYTKEKIANIKIGVGLEVATTTGAVIGSLLSVYLTGHNFEWVIYIIFGIVLLVSLIPTVKRGQSELPPNIKPDWTTRLFDLSGTYYDSRLKKKVSYDGVRWWLGEIIMLFAGIVSGLLGIGSGALKVLGMDWAMNLPMKVTTTTSNFMIGITAATGSSIYWYSGYIQIFIAAGTAIGVVIGAYFGAKVLVKITNKNIRWIFLALLSFLGVEMILKGFSIDYIISLAPIAEFSIAIVFAVVFITILFIHNRRRVNKAMLIEEVKQK from the coding sequence ATGTTTGCGACATTGGCTATAATCGGCAAATTCTTGTCTATCGTCATTGGAGGCATTCTTGCAGGTTTCATAGGATCATTAACCGGTCTTGGTGGCGGTACAGTTCTTGTTCCATTGCTTACTATTTTCTATGGAGTACCTATTATTTTTGCCACTGGTGCCAGCCTTATCTCTACCATTGCAACCTCGGCCGGTTCTGCGAGTTCGTACACTAAAGAGAAAATTGCCAATATCAAAATAGGCGTTGGCCTCGAAGTCGCAACGACGACAGGCGCAGTAATAGGATCACTTTTGTCAGTATACCTGACAGGTCACAATTTCGAATGGGTAATATACATTATTTTCGGAATCGTCTTGCTGGTTTCGCTGATCCCGACCGTAAAACGAGGACAATCAGAGCTCCCCCCTAATATAAAACCGGACTGGACTACCAGATTGTTCGATCTTTCGGGCACATATTACGACTCAAGGCTAAAGAAAAAAGTCAGTTACGACGGAGTTCGATGGTGGCTAGGGGAAATCATAATGTTATTTGCAGGCATAGTTTCTGGGCTTCTGGGAATAGGAAGTGGCGCCCTAAAGGTTCTTGGGATGGATTGGGCCATGAACCTTCCAATGAAAGTGACCACGACAACCAGCAATTTCATGATTGGAATTACCGCGGCTACGGGGAGCTCTATTTACTGGTATTCTGGATATATTCAGATATTCATTGCAGCCGGTACGGCAATCGGTGTTGTCATTGGGGCGTACTTTGGCGCAAAGGTACTTGTAAAGATAACCAATAAAAACATCAGGTGGATCTTCCTGGCACTCCTTTCTTTCCTTGGTGTGGAAATGATTCTCAAGGGATTTAGCATAGATTATATAATTTCTTTGGCGCCTATTGCCGAGTTTTCAATTGCTATTGTCTTTGCAGTTGTATTCATTACAATTCTGTTTATACACAACCGGAGGCGGGTAAATAAGGCTATGTTGATTGAAGAGGTGAAGCAGAAATGA
- a CDS encoding SPFH domain-containing protein yields the protein MIGKKSKNIPDKGGSVFGSTTIAWETEYKQGSIMWKVPRLIRLNDNIVVREDETAVFFRDGKVLTYFDQPNRYALTDFNAPVVGGLLKFFAGVQQQAEVYYIQRRILDGKFGSTQPYQFTDATFGVVNLKVFGEYRWKISSPEVFINQFVGTFNLETSEEVETRLKEQMVILIYSAIGKMKEKGLKVTDIPANLLNIEQVVLATAPDQFQQYGLEINKLSGLTVNLPDDVQKAIDKRSEMSVLGVNYLQLQAGEAMVDAAKNPSGMAGAGAGIGIGLGAGAGMGYAMSGQMMGGMTSGMQQPQMKACPKCGSMIPANSTFCPNCGASLAIQQKTGMIKCPKCGTESPEGTKFCPNCGSSLEPQKIKCQNCGTESPVGTKFCPNCGKQL from the coding sequence ATGATCGGAAAGAAGTCTAAGAATATTCCTGATAAGGGAGGAAGCGTTTTTGGTTCCACAACAATAGCTTGGGAAACTGAGTACAAGCAAGGAAGCATCATGTGGAAGGTCCCGCGCCTGATCAGGCTTAACGACAACATAGTGGTACGCGAGGATGAAACTGCTGTTTTCTTCAGAGACGGAAAGGTACTGACATATTTCGATCAGCCAAACAGGTATGCCCTGACAGATTTCAATGCTCCTGTCGTTGGCGGACTCCTTAAATTTTTTGCCGGGGTACAGCAACAGGCTGAAGTTTACTATATTCAGAGAAGGATACTTGACGGAAAGTTCGGCAGTACTCAGCCTTACCAGTTCACAGATGCCACATTCGGAGTGGTAAATCTTAAGGTATTCGGTGAGTACAGGTGGAAGATATCCAGCCCAGAGGTATTCATAAACCAGTTCGTAGGGACTTTCAACCTTGAAACCAGTGAAGAGGTTGAAACCAGGTTAAAGGAGCAGATGGTAATACTAATTTACAGTGCAATTGGAAAGATGAAGGAGAAGGGGTTGAAGGTCACTGACATACCTGCAAACCTTCTAAATATTGAACAGGTGGTACTTGCAACTGCTCCGGATCAGTTCCAGCAATACGGATTAGAAATAAATAAGCTCTCTGGCCTGACCGTCAACCTGCCTGATGATGTGCAGAAGGCCATAGATAAAAGATCTGAGATGTCTGTGCTCGGCGTGAATTATCTGCAGCTGCAGGCTGGTGAGGCGATGGTTGACGCCGCAAAGAACCCTTCCGGTATGGCAGGTGCTGGCGCAGGCATTGGCATAGGGCTCGGTGCTGGGGCTGGAATGGGGTACGCGATGAGCGGCCAGATGATGGGTGGTATGACCTCTGGAATGCAGCAACCCCAGATGAAGGCATGTCCAAAGTGTGGATCAATGATACCGGCAAATTCTACCTTCTGCCCGAATTGCGGTGCGTCTTTAGCGATACAGCAGAAGACAGGAATGATAAAGTGCCCGAAATGTGGAACTGAATCTCCCGAGGGAACAAAATTCTGCCCGAATTGCGGATCCAGCTTGGAACCCCAGAAGATAAAGTGCCAGAATTGTGGGACCGAATCCCCTGTGGGAACAAAATTCTGCCCGAATTGCGGAAAACAACTGTGA
- a CDS encoding zinc ribbon domain-containing protein, with translation MYCEKCGAQIADDALFCPKCGAKTSLAVSGNAGQKSQDSRPVIAAPEIQAMKCPSCGAPIKPQLGEMIITCEYCGASVTLNSDGWRNVQKHSMLPLKINDKDSLTKLLHDYMDRGILRRHLEEESQSEGMNLAYIPYWVVPVSARTQYTAVSAAAEAGTLAGTALLMGLMGGAMGGRGRGGFGMGLVGGTMVGGMMMGGGGANTIRAYTLDNNYDYPVVAVKGLLNYQPKDYSFDLQTRIIFDVSKIPKGIKTLNGDVGQESAQYEAKTYVDQLQSSKAHEKHHMIQKIVTQDDVAEPELLHVPIWFAKFTHKGKQISLVIDASNGKVINSIGLQ, from the coding sequence ATGTATTGTGAAAAATGTGGTGCTCAGATAGCTGATGATGCCTTGTTCTGCCCTAAATGTGGTGCGAAGACCAGTTTGGCTGTTTCAGGAAATGCTGGACAGAAAAGCCAGGACAGCAGACCTGTGATCGCTGCCCCGGAGATCCAGGCGATGAAATGCCCGAGCTGTGGTGCTCCAATTAAGCCTCAACTTGGTGAAATGATTATAACGTGCGAGTATTGCGGAGCAAGCGTCACGCTTAACTCTGACGGTTGGAGAAATGTCCAGAAACATTCCATGCTGCCGTTGAAGATAAATGATAAGGATAGTCTTACAAAACTCCTCCATGACTACATGGATCGGGGCATCTTAAGGAGGCACCTCGAGGAAGAATCTCAGAGCGAGGGCATGAATCTTGCTTATATTCCATACTGGGTAGTACCGGTTTCTGCCAGGACACAATATACGGCTGTCAGTGCAGCAGCGGAAGCTGGAACTCTCGCAGGTACAGCGCTTTTAATGGGACTCATGGGAGGTGCCATGGGGGGCCGTGGAAGAGGTGGATTCGGGATGGGACTCGTTGGTGGAACCATGGTTGGAGGTATGATGATGGGGGGTGGCGGTGCTAATACCATTCGCGCCTATACGCTTGACAACAACTATGACTACCCTGTTGTGGCTGTGAAAGGACTCCTGAATTACCAACCTAAGGACTACTCTTTTGATCTTCAGACCCGAATCATTTTTGATGTCTCAAAAATCCCAAAGGGAATAAAGACACTGAACGGAGATGTTGGGCAGGAATCGGCTCAATATGAGGCAAAGACCTATGTGGACCAGCTTCAGAGCAGCAAAGCTCACGAGAAGCACCATATGATACAGAAAATTGTCACCCAAGATGATGTCGCTGAACCTGAGCTTCTGCATGTGCCCATATGGTTTGCGAAATTCACGCATAAGGGAAAGCAGATTTCACTTGTAATTGACGCAAGTAACGGGAAGGTCATCAACAGCATCGGACTTCAGTGA